A region of Acipenser ruthenus chromosome 51, fAciRut3.2 maternal haplotype, whole genome shotgun sequence DNA encodes the following proteins:
- the LOC131722808 gene encoding ABC transporter F family member 4-like isoform X8, with product MESWQLGGSGGAQYPGRVQQELRHSEQRRMELQKMLITLHRYQHLMRVSELQAQWREVSERERRARLRNQQLLRDFQRVEEAMGELSEHNAAMSRIRTEYERQLEKRFPRWQKKLEEKWRAAQQNKQQAEWSSEPYVLKPALHNFVPGGESWREGVPNPRAGAPQHSNTGLAGRSYIQSLSNHQVPWLGDFLAKTNPFQNYGVAPSADPLAQGGPGREAINDPRRRFQSLQEPASYLCQQNAFQWDSPLDSPHVGQTNPKIPFPSGLGGRLGRQSRVEAERAARPRASPSSGDSAAERGSRRSSRATKPAVLQETLPRAKRWERMASEPHELDVKPVRLLSAGVDLSENSSVSGDTGSEQSWRVRERKKERRNAGKGRTSREESISEESISEASQQPPEEYGQLASSNGNSRSEKRVSERGLEEWDKKGRPVNITTAFPGTQTRTPSRSESEESEKLGRRDSQEQGEISLEKEAALVNGRIVSMGREEKRGEGIREEGDSLGTDEEGEAVYSGEEQLDPVEPSRESCLGNIKDGGVGEDLASPVAMAVVDSAKANTEEEPEIGCKDSEATREVEEMEMGKESEMFGEEPSGDESEGSGKEEGGRQGGEGQEEGGGEEEGSEEEEEPEESEEGEEEAGDEEESEEERSGEEEEKEEVPEEERSGEGCDGTDSEDEIVASRNRTMPSESLGEQIDAEVQLDRTGGSPGCLELMRSPHGEEMEGSGRRRRLQPSAAQHRPSWKSTWRGESIRG from the exons ATGGAATCGTGGCAGCTGGGAGGCAGTGGAGGAGCCCAGTACCCTGGAAGAGTTCAGCAGGAGCTGCGGCACAG TGAGCAGCGCAGGATGGAGTTGCAGAAGATGCTCATAACCCTGCATAGATACCAGCACCT GATGCGTGTGTCCGAGCTGCAGGCTCAGTGGCGCGaggtgagcgagagagagaggagagcacgACTCCGCAACCAGCAGCTGCTCCGAGACTTCCAGAGAGTGGAGGAGGCCATGGGGGAGCTCTCCGAACACAATGCCGCCATGAGCAGGATACGG ACAGAGTATGAGAGACAGCTGGAGAAACGCTTCCCTCGCTGGCAGAAGAAGCTGGAAGAGAAATGGAGAGCAGCACAGCAGAACAAACAG CAGGCCGAATGGAGCTCTGAGCCATATGTCCTGAAGCCCGCACTGCATAACTTTGTACCAGGAGGGGAGAGCTGGAGAGAGGGTGTGCCCAACCCTAGAGCTGGAGCCCCACAGCATTCAAACACAGGCCTGGCAGGGAGGAGCTACATCCAAAGCCTCAGTAATCACCAGGTTCCTTGGCTGGGCGACTTCCTGGCCAAAACTAACCCCTTCCAGAATTACGGGGTAGCCCCTTCAGCTGACCCCCTAGCTCAGGGTGGACCTGGAAGGGAGGCGATCAACGACCCAAGAAGAAGGTTCCAATCCCTGCAGGAACCAGCCAGCTACCTCTGCCAGCAGAACGCCTTCCAGTGGGATTCCCCATTGGATTCCCCTCACGTTGGGCAAACAAATCCCAAGATCCCTTTCCCATCAGGATTGGGAGGAAGGCTGGGCAGGCAGAGCCGGGTGGAGGCGGAGCGGGCTGCCAGGCCGAGGGCTTCCCCCAGCAGTGGGGACTCCGCAGCAGAGAGAGGCAGCAGAAGATCCAGCCGGGCGACCAAGCCAGCGGTGCTTCAGGAGACGCTGCCCAGAGCAAAGAGGTGGGAGAGGATGGCTTCAGAGCCCCACGAACTGGATGTGAAACCAG TGCGACTGTTGTCCGCTGGAGTGGACCTGAGTGAGAACAGCTCTGTCAGCGGCGACACAGGAAGTGAGCAGTCCTGGAGGGTCAGGGAGAGGAAGAAGGAGAGAAGGAATGCTGGGAAAGGGCGGACAAGCCGGGAGGAATCCATTTCAGAGGAAAGCATTTCAGAAGC GTCTCAGCAGCCACCTGAAGAATATGGACAGCTGGCTTCAAGCAATGGAAACTCCAGGAGTGAGAAAAGAGTGTCAGAGAGAGGTCTGGAAGAGTGGGATAAAAAGGGACGTCCCGTGAATATCACCACAGCATTCCCTGGGACCCAAACCAGAACGCCGTCCAGGTCGGAATCGGAAGAATCAGAAAAACTGGGGAGGAGGGACAGTCAGGAACAGGGAGAAATCTCTTTGGAGAAGGAAGCAGCACTCGTGAATGGAAGGATTGTCTCCATGGGGAGGGAAGAGAAAAGGGGAGAAGGAATCAGGGAGGAGGGGGATAGCTTGGGGACAGACGAGGAGGGAGAGGCAGTTTATTCGGGAGAGGAACAGCTGGATCCGGTGGAGCCGAGCCGGGAATCCTGTCTGGGGAATATTAAGGATGGGGGAGTTGGAGAAGATTTGGCATCTCCAGTTGCCATGGCGGTTGTGGATTCTGCCAAGGCAAATACTGAGGAAGAGCCGGAAATAGGATGCAAGGATAGCGAGGCAACCAGAGAGGTAGAGGAGATGGAAATGGGGAAGGAGAGCGAAATGTTCGGAGAGGAGCCGTCAGGGGATGAGAGTGAAGGCAGCGGGAAGGAGGAAGGAGGGAGACAGGGGGGAGAGGGgcaagaggagggaggaggggaggaggaagggagcGAGGAGGAAGAGGAGCCCGAGgaatcagaggagggggaagaggaggCAGGCGATGAGGAGGAATCGGAGGAGGAGCGCTCgggagaagaggaggagaaggaggaagtcccggaggaggagaggagtggagaggggtGCGATGGAACAGACTCCGAGGATGAAATTGTCGCCTCGCGGAACAG GACAATGCCTTCCGAATCTCTAGGGGAGCAGATTGATGCAGAGGTGCAGTTGGACAGGACTGGAG GTTCCCCGGGGTGTCTAGAGCTGATGAGGAGTCCACACGGAGAGGAGATGGAAGGATCGGGGAGGAGAAGGAGACTCCAGCCCAGTGCAGCCCAGCACAGACCCAGCTGGAAGAGCACATGGAGGGGGGAGAGCATCAGAG ggtga
- the LOC131722808 gene encoding ABC transporter F family member 4-like isoform X7 — translation MESWQLGGSGGAQYPGRVQQELRHSEQRRMELQKMLITLHRYQHLMRVSELQAQWREVSERERRARLRNQQLLRDFQRVEEAMGELSEHNAAMSRIRTEYERQLEKRFPRWQKKLEEKWRAAQQNKQQAEWSSEPYVLKPALHNFVPGGESWREGVPNPRAGAPQHSNTGLAGRSYIQSLSNHQVPWLGDFLAKTNPFQNYGVAPSADPLAQGGPGREAINDPRRRFQSLQEPASYLCQQNAFQWDSPLDSPHVGQTNPKIPFPSGLGGRLGRQSRVEAERAARPRASPSSGDSAAERGSRRSSRATKPAVLQETLPRAKRWERMASEPHELDVKPVRLLSAGVDLSENSSVSGDTGSEQSWRVRERKKERRNAGKGRTSREESISEESISEASQQPPEEYGQLASSNGNSRSEKRVSERGLEEWDKKGRPVNITTAFPGTQTRTPSRSESEESEKLGRRDSQEQGEISLEKEAALVNGRIVSMGREEKRGEGIREEGDSLGTDEEGEAVYSGEEQLDPVEPSRESCLGNIKDGGVGEDLASPVAMAVVDSAKANTEEEPEIGCKDSEATREVEEMEMGKESEMFGEEPSGDESEGSGKEEGGRQGGEGQEEGGGEEEGSEEEEEPEESEEGEEEAGDEEESEEERSGEEEEKEEVPEEERSGEGCDGTDSEDEIVASRNRTMPSESLGEQIDAEVQLDRTGGSPGCLELMRSPHGEEMEGSGRRRRLQPSAAQHRPSWKSTWRGESIRAQPRSVCSPLLSGGRGGV, via the exons ATGGAATCGTGGCAGCTGGGAGGCAGTGGAGGAGCCCAGTACCCTGGAAGAGTTCAGCAGGAGCTGCGGCACAG TGAGCAGCGCAGGATGGAGTTGCAGAAGATGCTCATAACCCTGCATAGATACCAGCACCT GATGCGTGTGTCCGAGCTGCAGGCTCAGTGGCGCGaggtgagcgagagagagaggagagcacgACTCCGCAACCAGCAGCTGCTCCGAGACTTCCAGAGAGTGGAGGAGGCCATGGGGGAGCTCTCCGAACACAATGCCGCCATGAGCAGGATACGG ACAGAGTATGAGAGACAGCTGGAGAAACGCTTCCCTCGCTGGCAGAAGAAGCTGGAAGAGAAATGGAGAGCAGCACAGCAGAACAAACAG CAGGCCGAATGGAGCTCTGAGCCATATGTCCTGAAGCCCGCACTGCATAACTTTGTACCAGGAGGGGAGAGCTGGAGAGAGGGTGTGCCCAACCCTAGAGCTGGAGCCCCACAGCATTCAAACACAGGCCTGGCAGGGAGGAGCTACATCCAAAGCCTCAGTAATCACCAGGTTCCTTGGCTGGGCGACTTCCTGGCCAAAACTAACCCCTTCCAGAATTACGGGGTAGCCCCTTCAGCTGACCCCCTAGCTCAGGGTGGACCTGGAAGGGAGGCGATCAACGACCCAAGAAGAAGGTTCCAATCCCTGCAGGAACCAGCCAGCTACCTCTGCCAGCAGAACGCCTTCCAGTGGGATTCCCCATTGGATTCCCCTCACGTTGGGCAAACAAATCCCAAGATCCCTTTCCCATCAGGATTGGGAGGAAGGCTGGGCAGGCAGAGCCGGGTGGAGGCGGAGCGGGCTGCCAGGCCGAGGGCTTCCCCCAGCAGTGGGGACTCCGCAGCAGAGAGAGGCAGCAGAAGATCCAGCCGGGCGACCAAGCCAGCGGTGCTTCAGGAGACGCTGCCCAGAGCAAAGAGGTGGGAGAGGATGGCTTCAGAGCCCCACGAACTGGATGTGAAACCAG TGCGACTGTTGTCCGCTGGAGTGGACCTGAGTGAGAACAGCTCTGTCAGCGGCGACACAGGAAGTGAGCAGTCCTGGAGGGTCAGGGAGAGGAAGAAGGAGAGAAGGAATGCTGGGAAAGGGCGGACAAGCCGGGAGGAATCCATTTCAGAGGAAAGCATTTCAGAAGC GTCTCAGCAGCCACCTGAAGAATATGGACAGCTGGCTTCAAGCAATGGAAACTCCAGGAGTGAGAAAAGAGTGTCAGAGAGAGGTCTGGAAGAGTGGGATAAAAAGGGACGTCCCGTGAATATCACCACAGCATTCCCTGGGACCCAAACCAGAACGCCGTCCAGGTCGGAATCGGAAGAATCAGAAAAACTGGGGAGGAGGGACAGTCAGGAACAGGGAGAAATCTCTTTGGAGAAGGAAGCAGCACTCGTGAATGGAAGGATTGTCTCCATGGGGAGGGAAGAGAAAAGGGGAGAAGGAATCAGGGAGGAGGGGGATAGCTTGGGGACAGACGAGGAGGGAGAGGCAGTTTATTCGGGAGAGGAACAGCTGGATCCGGTGGAGCCGAGCCGGGAATCCTGTCTGGGGAATATTAAGGATGGGGGAGTTGGAGAAGATTTGGCATCTCCAGTTGCCATGGCGGTTGTGGATTCTGCCAAGGCAAATACTGAGGAAGAGCCGGAAATAGGATGCAAGGATAGCGAGGCAACCAGAGAGGTAGAGGAGATGGAAATGGGGAAGGAGAGCGAAATGTTCGGAGAGGAGCCGTCAGGGGATGAGAGTGAAGGCAGCGGGAAGGAGGAAGGAGGGAGACAGGGGGGAGAGGGgcaagaggagggaggaggggaggaggaagggagcGAGGAGGAAGAGGAGCCCGAGgaatcagaggagggggaagaggaggCAGGCGATGAGGAGGAATCGGAGGAGGAGCGCTCgggagaagaggaggagaaggaggaagtcccggaggaggagaggagtggagaggggtGCGATGGAACAGACTCCGAGGATGAAATTGTCGCCTCGCGGAACAG GACAATGCCTTCCGAATCTCTAGGGGAGCAGATTGATGCAGAGGTGCAGTTGGACAGGACTGGAG GTTCCCCGGGGTGTCTAGAGCTGATGAGGAGTCCACACGGAGAGGAGATGGAAGGATCGGGGAGGAGAAGGAGACTCCAGCCCAGTGCAGCCCAGCACAGACCCAGCTGGAAGAGCACATGGAGGGGGGAGAGCATCAGAG
- the LOC131722808 gene encoding ABC transporter F family member 4-like isoform X9 codes for MESWQLGGSGGAQYPGRVQQELRHSEQRRMELQKMLITLHRYQHLMRVSELQAQWREVSERERRARLRNQQLLRDFQRVEEAMGELSEHNAAMSRIRTEYERQLEKRFPRWQKKLEEKWRAAQQNKQQAEWSSEPYVLKPALHNFVPGGESWREGVPNPRAGAPQHSNTGLAGRSYIQSLSNHQVPWLGDFLAKTNPFQNYGVAPSADPLAQGGPGREAINDPRRRFQSLQEPASYLCQQNAFQWDSPLDSPHVGQTNPKIPFPSGLGGRLGRQSRVEAERAARPRASPSSGDSAAERGSRRSSRATKPAVLQETLPRAKRWERMASEPHELDVKPVRLLSAGVDLSENSSVSGDTGSEQSWRVRERKKERRNAGKGRTSREESISEESISEASQQPPEEYGQLASSNGNSRSEKRVSERGLEEWDKKGRPVNITTAFPGTQTRTPSRSESEESEKLGRRDSQEQGEISLEKEAALVNGRIVSMGREEKRGEGIREEGDSLGTDEEGEAVYSGEEQLDPVEPSRESCLGNIKDGGVGEDLASPVAMAVVDSAKANTEEEPEIGCKDSEATREVEEMEMGKESEMFGEEPSGDESEGSGKEEGGRQGGEGQEEGGGEEEGSEEEEEPEESEEGEEEAGDEEESEEERSGEEEEKEEVPEEERSGEGCDGTDSEDEIVASRNRTMPSESLGEQIDAEVQLDRTGGSPGCLELMRSPHGEEMEGSGRRRRLQPSAAQHRPSWKSTWRGESIRG; via the exons ATGGAATCGTGGCAGCTGGGAGGCAGTGGAGGAGCCCAGTACCCTGGAAGAGTTCAGCAGGAGCTGCGGCACAG TGAGCAGCGCAGGATGGAGTTGCAGAAGATGCTCATAACCCTGCATAGATACCAGCACCT GATGCGTGTGTCCGAGCTGCAGGCTCAGTGGCGCGaggtgagcgagagagagaggagagcacgACTCCGCAACCAGCAGCTGCTCCGAGACTTCCAGAGAGTGGAGGAGGCCATGGGGGAGCTCTCCGAACACAATGCCGCCATGAGCAGGATACGG ACAGAGTATGAGAGACAGCTGGAGAAACGCTTCCCTCGCTGGCAGAAGAAGCTGGAAGAGAAATGGAGAGCAGCACAGCAGAACAAACAG CAGGCCGAATGGAGCTCTGAGCCATATGTCCTGAAGCCCGCACTGCATAACTTTGTACCAGGAGGGGAGAGCTGGAGAGAGGGTGTGCCCAACCCTAGAGCTGGAGCCCCACAGCATTCAAACACAGGCCTGGCAGGGAGGAGCTACATCCAAAGCCTCAGTAATCACCAGGTTCCTTGGCTGGGCGACTTCCTGGCCAAAACTAACCCCTTCCAGAATTACGGGGTAGCCCCTTCAGCTGACCCCCTAGCTCAGGGTGGACCTGGAAGGGAGGCGATCAACGACCCAAGAAGAAGGTTCCAATCCCTGCAGGAACCAGCCAGCTACCTCTGCCAGCAGAACGCCTTCCAGTGGGATTCCCCATTGGATTCCCCTCACGTTGGGCAAACAAATCCCAAGATCCCTTTCCCATCAGGATTGGGAGGAAGGCTGGGCAGGCAGAGCCGGGTGGAGGCGGAGCGGGCTGCCAGGCCGAGGGCTTCCCCCAGCAGTGGGGACTCCGCAGCAGAGAGAGGCAGCAGAAGATCCAGCCGGGCGACCAAGCCAGCGGTGCTTCAGGAGACGCTGCCCAGAGCAAAGAGGTGGGAGAGGATGGCTTCAGAGCCCCACGAACTGGATGTGAAACCAG TGCGACTGTTGTCCGCTGGAGTGGACCTGAGTGAGAACAGCTCTGTCAGCGGCGACACAGGAAGTGAGCAGTCCTGGAGGGTCAGGGAGAGGAAGAAGGAGAGAAGGAATGCTGGGAAAGGGCGGACAAGCCGGGAGGAATCCATTTCAGAGGAAAGCATTTCAGAAGC GTCTCAGCAGCCACCTGAAGAATATGGACAGCTGGCTTCAAGCAATGGAAACTCCAGGAGTGAGAAAAGAGTGTCAGAGAGAGGTCTGGAAGAGTGGGATAAAAAGGGACGTCCCGTGAATATCACCACAGCATTCCCTGGGACCCAAACCAGAACGCCGTCCAGGTCGGAATCGGAAGAATCAGAAAAACTGGGGAGGAGGGACAGTCAGGAACAGGGAGAAATCTCTTTGGAGAAGGAAGCAGCACTCGTGAATGGAAGGATTGTCTCCATGGGGAGGGAAGAGAAAAGGGGAGAAGGAATCAGGGAGGAGGGGGATAGCTTGGGGACAGACGAGGAGGGAGAGGCAGTTTATTCGGGAGAGGAACAGCTGGATCCGGTGGAGCCGAGCCGGGAATCCTGTCTGGGGAATATTAAGGATGGGGGAGTTGGAGAAGATTTGGCATCTCCAGTTGCCATGGCGGTTGTGGATTCTGCCAAGGCAAATACTGAGGAAGAGCCGGAAATAGGATGCAAGGATAGCGAGGCAACCAGAGAGGTAGAGGAGATGGAAATGGGGAAGGAGAGCGAAATGTTCGGAGAGGAGCCGTCAGGGGATGAGAGTGAAGGCAGCGGGAAGGAGGAAGGAGGGAGACAGGGGGGAGAGGGgcaagaggagggaggaggggaggaggaagggagcGAGGAGGAAGAGGAGCCCGAGgaatcagaggagggggaagaggaggCAGGCGATGAGGAGGAATCGGAGGAGGAGCGCTCgggagaagaggaggagaaggaggaagtcccggaggaggagaggagtggagaggggtGCGATGGAACAGACTCCGAGGATGAAATTGTCGCCTCGCGGAACAG GACAATGCCTTCCGAATCTCTAGGGGAGCAGATTGATGCAGAGGTGCAGTTGGACAGGACTGGAG GTTCCCCGGGGTGTCTAGAGCTGATGAGGAGTCCACACGGAGAGGAGATGGAAGGATCGGGGAGGAGAAGGAGACTCCAGCCCAGTGCAGCCCAGCACAGACCCAGCTGGAAGAGCACATGGAGGGGGGAGAGCATCAGAG GTTGA
- the LOC131722808 gene encoding microtubule-associated protein futsch-like isoform X5: MESWQLGGSGGAQYPGRVQQELRHSEQRRMELQKMLITLHRYQHLMRVSELQAQWREVSERERRARLRNQQLLRDFQRVEEAMGELSEHNAAMSRIRTEYERQLEKRFPRWQKKLEEKWRAAQQNKQQAEWSSEPYVLKPALHNFVPGGESWREGVPNPRAGAPQHSNTGLAGRSYIQSLSNHQVPWLGDFLAKTNPFQNYGVAPSADPLAQGGPGREAINDPRRRFQSLQEPASYLCQQNAFQWDSPLDSPHVGQTNPKIPFPSGLGGRLGRQSRVEAERAARPRASPSSGDSAAERGSRRSSRATKPAVLQETLPRAKRWERMASEPHELDVKPVRLLSAGVDLSENSSVSGDTGSEQSWRVRERKKERRNAGKGRTSREESISEESISEASQQPPEEYGQLASSNGNSRSEKRVSERGLEEWDKKGRPVNITTAFPGTQTRTPSRSESEESEKLGRRDSQEQGEISLEKEAALVNGRIVSMGREEKRGEGIREEGDSLGTDEEGEAVYSGEEQLDPVEPSRESCLGNIKDGGVGEDLASPVAMAVVDSAKANTEEEPEIGCKDSEATREVEEMEMGKESEMFGEEPSGDESEGSGKEEGGRQGGEGQEEGGGEEEGSEEEEEPEESEEGEEEAGDEEESEEERSGEEEEKEEVPEEERSGEGCDGTDSEDEIVASRNRTMPSESLGEQIDAEVQLDRTGGAALAVSDEGGGGTESSDEEGERGGSEAVESEGEEEGDEIEALLAPREDNTDERFPGVSRADEESTRRGDGRIGEEKETPAQCSPAQTQLEEHMEGGEHQRLKCCSVQ, from the exons ATGGAATCGTGGCAGCTGGGAGGCAGTGGAGGAGCCCAGTACCCTGGAAGAGTTCAGCAGGAGCTGCGGCACAG TGAGCAGCGCAGGATGGAGTTGCAGAAGATGCTCATAACCCTGCATAGATACCAGCACCT GATGCGTGTGTCCGAGCTGCAGGCTCAGTGGCGCGaggtgagcgagagagagaggagagcacgACTCCGCAACCAGCAGCTGCTCCGAGACTTCCAGAGAGTGGAGGAGGCCATGGGGGAGCTCTCCGAACACAATGCCGCCATGAGCAGGATACGG ACAGAGTATGAGAGACAGCTGGAGAAACGCTTCCCTCGCTGGCAGAAGAAGCTGGAAGAGAAATGGAGAGCAGCACAGCAGAACAAACAG CAGGCCGAATGGAGCTCTGAGCCATATGTCCTGAAGCCCGCACTGCATAACTTTGTACCAGGAGGGGAGAGCTGGAGAGAGGGTGTGCCCAACCCTAGAGCTGGAGCCCCACAGCATTCAAACACAGGCCTGGCAGGGAGGAGCTACATCCAAAGCCTCAGTAATCACCAGGTTCCTTGGCTGGGCGACTTCCTGGCCAAAACTAACCCCTTCCAGAATTACGGGGTAGCCCCTTCAGCTGACCCCCTAGCTCAGGGTGGACCTGGAAGGGAGGCGATCAACGACCCAAGAAGAAGGTTCCAATCCCTGCAGGAACCAGCCAGCTACCTCTGCCAGCAGAACGCCTTCCAGTGGGATTCCCCATTGGATTCCCCTCACGTTGGGCAAACAAATCCCAAGATCCCTTTCCCATCAGGATTGGGAGGAAGGCTGGGCAGGCAGAGCCGGGTGGAGGCGGAGCGGGCTGCCAGGCCGAGGGCTTCCCCCAGCAGTGGGGACTCCGCAGCAGAGAGAGGCAGCAGAAGATCCAGCCGGGCGACCAAGCCAGCGGTGCTTCAGGAGACGCTGCCCAGAGCAAAGAGGTGGGAGAGGATGGCTTCAGAGCCCCACGAACTGGATGTGAAACCAG TGCGACTGTTGTCCGCTGGAGTGGACCTGAGTGAGAACAGCTCTGTCAGCGGCGACACAGGAAGTGAGCAGTCCTGGAGGGTCAGGGAGAGGAAGAAGGAGAGAAGGAATGCTGGGAAAGGGCGGACAAGCCGGGAGGAATCCATTTCAGAGGAAAGCATTTCAGAAGC GTCTCAGCAGCCACCTGAAGAATATGGACAGCTGGCTTCAAGCAATGGAAACTCCAGGAGTGAGAAAAGAGTGTCAGAGAGAGGTCTGGAAGAGTGGGATAAAAAGGGACGTCCCGTGAATATCACCACAGCATTCCCTGGGACCCAAACCAGAACGCCGTCCAGGTCGGAATCGGAAGAATCAGAAAAACTGGGGAGGAGGGACAGTCAGGAACAGGGAGAAATCTCTTTGGAGAAGGAAGCAGCACTCGTGAATGGAAGGATTGTCTCCATGGGGAGGGAAGAGAAAAGGGGAGAAGGAATCAGGGAGGAGGGGGATAGCTTGGGGACAGACGAGGAGGGAGAGGCAGTTTATTCGGGAGAGGAACAGCTGGATCCGGTGGAGCCGAGCCGGGAATCCTGTCTGGGGAATATTAAGGATGGGGGAGTTGGAGAAGATTTGGCATCTCCAGTTGCCATGGCGGTTGTGGATTCTGCCAAGGCAAATACTGAGGAAGAGCCGGAAATAGGATGCAAGGATAGCGAGGCAACCAGAGAGGTAGAGGAGATGGAAATGGGGAAGGAGAGCGAAATGTTCGGAGAGGAGCCGTCAGGGGATGAGAGTGAAGGCAGCGGGAAGGAGGAAGGAGGGAGACAGGGGGGAGAGGGgcaagaggagggaggaggggaggaggaagggagcGAGGAGGAAGAGGAGCCCGAGgaatcagaggagggggaagaggaggCAGGCGATGAGGAGGAATCGGAGGAGGAGCGCTCgggagaagaggaggagaaggaggaagtcccggaggaggagaggagtggagaggggtGCGATGGAACAGACTCCGAGGATGAAATTGTCGCCTCGCGGAACAG GACAATGCCTTCCGAATCTCTAGGGGAGCAGATTGATGCAGAGGTGCAGTTGGACAGGACTGGAG GAGCTGCGCTGGCTGTTTCTGACGAAGGGGGAGGAGGGACAGAGAGCAGCGATGAGGAGGGGGAGCGAGGGGGGAGCGAGGCCGTCGAGAgcgagggagaggaagagggggatGAGATAGAGGCCCTGCTGGCTCCACGTGAAGACAACACCGATGAGAG GTTCCCCGGGGTGTCTAGAGCTGATGAGGAGTCCACACGGAGAGGAGATGGAAGGATCGGGGAGGAGAAGGAGACTCCAGCCCAGTGCAGCCCAGCACAGACCCAGCTGGAAGAGCACATGGAGGGGGGAGAGCATCAGAG GTTGAAATGTTGCTCAGTTCAATAA